A DNA window from Porites lutea chromosome 6, jaPorLute2.1, whole genome shotgun sequence contains the following coding sequences:
- the LOC140942394 gene encoding uncharacterized protein isoform X2: MHVQKALERKLSQRRPRQELVSIGIMPAVSAAPAILSQRTKLERAKTGDILQKKIRARPNRAQLIQKHILYETPVDPSLVDKQMRLKRKKLEDNLNDKLSFRPGPLELVKQNILEAGTEMSHAVQEGTVPFTETTSNYREPISPESVDSPEPSPDSSNIASPPSVSSSHSFASSPGSTCITSTVQALASLQAQTRKHSLEQQEQQQQQHQMFLQQQNGQQQVLPSQLPVSSTGTKKEARSRKKTAKPKVKKYKYHEYRPPNGEVQKSELPSDSPYGLLLQQQQLYLQLQVLFQNYPHHCMLPSIPENAKVSSNGGKNNNSNAEKPVKIEEMRVVDMRRALKERGLPVFGSKTDLIKRLQEIGAFPPPEPNASTTISPPVVSTQAQVTTSAPISSSVPALPTNSVHPPLHRSNSLPLQTPNLNTVQQLQMQILANNQSLQQLKVPPEVQQQLQQLQYLNLQLQLQHLNIQQQQNIQPKPMDTPVTCQTASVKTETLTNNTCTFQGSPVNQSQTSEQKPVPFAVKRECQTVQMSPRNPHQQQLAKTQTQVKQQQVDQVNQALVHLHEQAQSLDSIDSNASSVESQVLSWDQQHPLFDGESESYPSPGSQLSDMSNLSPLPADNLSHSMDSLHSSSVFHGNAKPDNHLIPGSYPERSSDEYLSMVPQRKPRSLSEPQFPVSTHRRTSSFPSIPFATPPPSYEAAVAAQSQKQFQNVSFGSQMVGGFPIMNSVSPKQDDMDFHLDSVIQDKELSQELQKAMMKNFASLNHDDILEILGEPCSQFPTTAVTNSFAGIMTPSLTTSGNQPPMSKSPSYGSYLSQRFVPPSQNSPGRMSRSCDDVSQLSVNNKFPFQAENGAMCDFDNFLTSPLSPMKIDSCDTDDSPGLLFNSSNSIPIPSSNGIVGKTDTLSWLDLSMSPTAQQSIPHANVELTSIHNNNHKGTPPLNLYDDHEHTPLSLFDLETPTALHPPSDFGEAMDYCI, translated from the exons ATGCATGTCCAAAAAG CTCTAGAAAGAAAGCTTTCGCAAAGAAGACCTCGACAAGAACTTGTGAGCATAGGAATAATGCCAG cgGTTAGTGCTGCACCGGCAATACTCTCCCAGAGGACAAAACTCGAAAGAGCCAAG ACTGGTGATATTCTACAAAAGAAAATACGGGCAAGACCAAACCGCGCTCAGCTGATTCAAAAGCATATTCTATATG AAACACCTGTGGATCCATCTTTGGTTGACAAACAGATGAgattgaaaaggaaaaagttgGAAGATAACCTCAATGACAAGTTATCATTTAGACCTGGACCACTAGAACTTGTGAAACAGAATATTTTAGAAGCAGGCACTGAAATGAGCCATGCCGTGCAAGAAGGAACGGTGCCTTTTACTGAAACCACTTCAAATTATAGAGAACCTATTTCACCGGAAAGTGTTGACTCACCTGAACCATCTCCTGACTCAAGCAACATTGCATCACCACCAAGCGTTTCATCATCGCATAGTTTTGCATCGTCTCCAGGATCAACATGTATAACGTCCACAGTGCAGGCTCTTGCTTCACTGCAAGCGCAAACCCGCAAGCATTCTCTGGAACAACAAGaacagcaacagcagcaacatCAGATGTTTTTACAACAGCAAAATGGCCAGCAGCAAGTGTTGCCTTCACAGCTTCCAGTGTCTTCCACTGGAACAAAAAAGGAAGCCAGGTCTCGCAAGAAAACTGCCAAACCAAAAGTTAAGAAGTACAAATATCATGAGTATAGGCCCCCTAATGGTGAGGTGCAGAAATCTGAATTACCATCAGACTCACCATATGGTTTACTTTTACAACAGCAGCAGCTTTACCTTCAGCTTCAGGTgttgtttcaaaattatccgCATCATTGCATGTTGCCTTCTATTCCAGAGAATGCAAAAGTTAGCTCAAATGGTGGTAAGAACAATAACTCAAATGCAGAGAAACCTGTAAAAATTGAGGAGATGAGAGTTGTTGATATGAGAAGGGCTCTAAAGGAACGTGGACTTCCAGTGTTTGGCTCAAAAACTGATTTAATTAAGCGGCTTCAAGAGATTGGGGCCTTTCCACCTCCTGAGCCAAATGCAAGCACCACAATATCACCTCCTGTAGTGTCTACACAGGCACAAGTAACAACATCAGCCCCAATTTCTTCCAGTGTTCCAGCTCTCCCAACAAATTCAGTCCATCCACCCTTGCATAGATCAAATTCTCTACCATTACAGACTCCAAATTTGAATACCGTGCAGCAGCTGCAGATGCAGATCTTAGCAAATAACCAGAGTTTACAACAACTGAAAGTCCCGCCTGAGGTCCAGCAGCAACTGCAGCAACTCCAGTATCTGAACTTGCAGCTACAGCTGCAGCACTTGAACATCCAGCAGCAACAGAATATCCAGCCAAAGCCGATGGATACTCCAGTTACTTGTCAGACTGCAAGTGTGAAAACGGAGACTCTTACCAACAACACCTGTACATTTCAGGGTAGTCCTGTCAATCAGAGCCAAACTTCAGAGCAGAAGCCAGTGCCATTTGCTGTAAAGCGAGAATGCCAGACTGTGCAGATGTCACCCAGAAATCCTCATCAGCAACAGCTGGCTAAAACGCAAACACAAGTTAAGCAACAACAGGTTGACCAAGTTAATCAGGCTTTGGTACATTTGCACGAACAAGCTCAGTCACTGGATAGTATAGACTCAAACGCAAGCAGTGTTGAGAGCCAGGTTCTGTCGTGGGACCAGCAACATCCACTGTTTGATGGAGAGAGTGAATCATATCCATCACCTGGTTCTCAGCTTTCAGACATGTCAAATTTATCCCCCTTGCCAGCAGATAACCTTTCTCATAGCATGGATTCATTACACAGCAGCAGTGTTTTCCATGGAAATGCAAAGCCTGACAATCATCTCATTCCAGGATCCTATCCTGAGAGGTCTTCTGATGAATACCTTTCAATGGTTCCACAAAGAAAACCCAGGTCCTTGTCTGAGCCTCAATTTCCTGTTTCCACTCACAGGCGGACCTCATCATTTCCATCAATCCCTTTTGCTACCCCACCACCAAGTTATGAAGCCGCTGTGGCGGCCCAGTCACAAAAGCAGTTTCAGAATGTCAGTTTTGGAAGCCAGATGGTTGGTGGCTTTCCCATCATGAACAGTGTGAGTCCAAAGCAGGATGACATGGATTTCCATCTTGATTCTGTTATTCAGGACAAGGAATTAAGTCAAGAACTACAGAAG GCTATGATGAAGAATTTTGCTTCACTTAATCATGATGACATACTGGAAATACTTGGAG AGCCTTGTAGTCAGTTCCCAACAACTGCAGTAACAAATTCTTTTGCTGGAATAATGACTCCTTCACTAACAACATCTGGAAATCAACCACCAATGAGCAAGTCGCCAAGCTATGGATCTTACCTAAGCCAACGCTTTGTTCCTCCAAGTCAAAACTCCCCGGGAAGGATGTCACGAAGCTGTGATGATGTAAGCCAGTTGTCGGTTAACAACAAATTTCCTTTTCAAGCAGAAAATGGTGCAATGTGTGACTTTGATAACTTTCTTACAAGTCCATTGTCGCCCATGAAAATTGACTCTTGTGACACAGATGATAGCCCAGGTTTACTGTTTAACTCATCAAACTCCATACCCATCCCATCCTCGAATGGTATTGTTGGAAAGACAGACACTTTGAGCTGGCTCGACTTAAGCATGTCACCCACAGCTCAGCAGAGTATTCCACATGCCAATGTTGAACTTACATCAATACATAACAACAATCATAAAGGGACTCCGCCATTAAATTTGTATGATGACCATGAACATacgccattgtcactgtttgaCTTAGAAACACCTACTGCACTTCATCCTCCGAGTGACTTTGGTGAAGCAATGGATTACTGCATCTAG
- the LOC140942394 gene encoding uncharacterized protein isoform X1, whose translation MPCPYPRVQRRVFYKETHNSRNIRRLKVIRVSCKNHCLCNMSWNTPSSGGFQAMAPSGAQPCMSHEQLLSNRDALERKLSQRRPRQELVSIGIMPAVSAAPAILSQRTKLERAKTGDILQKKIRARPNRAQLIQKHILYETPVDPSLVDKQMRLKRKKLEDNLNDKLSFRPGPLELVKQNILEAGTEMSHAVQEGTVPFTETTSNYREPISPESVDSPEPSPDSSNIASPPSVSSSHSFASSPGSTCITSTVQALASLQAQTRKHSLEQQEQQQQQHQMFLQQQNGQQQVLPSQLPVSSTGTKKEARSRKKTAKPKVKKYKYHEYRPPNGEVQKSELPSDSPYGLLLQQQQLYLQLQVLFQNYPHHCMLPSIPENAKVSSNGGKNNNSNAEKPVKIEEMRVVDMRRALKERGLPVFGSKTDLIKRLQEIGAFPPPEPNASTTISPPVVSTQAQVTTSAPISSSVPALPTNSVHPPLHRSNSLPLQTPNLNTVQQLQMQILANNQSLQQLKVPPEVQQQLQQLQYLNLQLQLQHLNIQQQQNIQPKPMDTPVTCQTASVKTETLTNNTCTFQGSPVNQSQTSEQKPVPFAVKRECQTVQMSPRNPHQQQLAKTQTQVKQQQVDQVNQALVHLHEQAQSLDSIDSNASSVESQVLSWDQQHPLFDGESESYPSPGSQLSDMSNLSPLPADNLSHSMDSLHSSSVFHGNAKPDNHLIPGSYPERSSDEYLSMVPQRKPRSLSEPQFPVSTHRRTSSFPSIPFATPPPSYEAAVAAQSQKQFQNVSFGSQMVGGFPIMNSVSPKQDDMDFHLDSVIQDKELSQELQKAMMKNFASLNHDDILEILGEPCSQFPTTAVTNSFAGIMTPSLTTSGNQPPMSKSPSYGSYLSQRFVPPSQNSPGRMSRSCDDVSQLSVNNKFPFQAENGAMCDFDNFLTSPLSPMKIDSCDTDDSPGLLFNSSNSIPIPSSNGIVGKTDTLSWLDLSMSPTAQQSIPHANVELTSIHNNNHKGTPPLNLYDDHEHTPLSLFDLETPTALHPPSDFGEAMDYCI comes from the exons ATGCCTTGCCCCTACCCTAGGGTTCAGAGGAGAGTTTTCTACAAGGAAACTCACAACAGCAGAAATATTAGAAGACTGAAGGTTATTCGAGTTTCATGCAAAAATCACTGCCTCTGTAACATGTCCTGGAACACTCCGAGTTCTGGAGGTTTCCAAGCAATGGCGCCTTCCGGGGCTCAACCGTGTATGAGCCATGAACAGCTTTTGAGTAACAGAGACG CTCTAGAAAGAAAGCTTTCGCAAAGAAGACCTCGACAAGAACTTGTGAGCATAGGAATAATGCCAG cgGTTAGTGCTGCACCGGCAATACTCTCCCAGAGGACAAAACTCGAAAGAGCCAAG ACTGGTGATATTCTACAAAAGAAAATACGGGCAAGACCAAACCGCGCTCAGCTGATTCAAAAGCATATTCTATATG AAACACCTGTGGATCCATCTTTGGTTGACAAACAGATGAgattgaaaaggaaaaagttgGAAGATAACCTCAATGACAAGTTATCATTTAGACCTGGACCACTAGAACTTGTGAAACAGAATATTTTAGAAGCAGGCACTGAAATGAGCCATGCCGTGCAAGAAGGAACGGTGCCTTTTACTGAAACCACTTCAAATTATAGAGAACCTATTTCACCGGAAAGTGTTGACTCACCTGAACCATCTCCTGACTCAAGCAACATTGCATCACCACCAAGCGTTTCATCATCGCATAGTTTTGCATCGTCTCCAGGATCAACATGTATAACGTCCACAGTGCAGGCTCTTGCTTCACTGCAAGCGCAAACCCGCAAGCATTCTCTGGAACAACAAGaacagcaacagcagcaacatCAGATGTTTTTACAACAGCAAAATGGCCAGCAGCAAGTGTTGCCTTCACAGCTTCCAGTGTCTTCCACTGGAACAAAAAAGGAAGCCAGGTCTCGCAAGAAAACTGCCAAACCAAAAGTTAAGAAGTACAAATATCATGAGTATAGGCCCCCTAATGGTGAGGTGCAGAAATCTGAATTACCATCAGACTCACCATATGGTTTACTTTTACAACAGCAGCAGCTTTACCTTCAGCTTCAGGTgttgtttcaaaattatccgCATCATTGCATGTTGCCTTCTATTCCAGAGAATGCAAAAGTTAGCTCAAATGGTGGTAAGAACAATAACTCAAATGCAGAGAAACCTGTAAAAATTGAGGAGATGAGAGTTGTTGATATGAGAAGGGCTCTAAAGGAACGTGGACTTCCAGTGTTTGGCTCAAAAACTGATTTAATTAAGCGGCTTCAAGAGATTGGGGCCTTTCCACCTCCTGAGCCAAATGCAAGCACCACAATATCACCTCCTGTAGTGTCTACACAGGCACAAGTAACAACATCAGCCCCAATTTCTTCCAGTGTTCCAGCTCTCCCAACAAATTCAGTCCATCCACCCTTGCATAGATCAAATTCTCTACCATTACAGACTCCAAATTTGAATACCGTGCAGCAGCTGCAGATGCAGATCTTAGCAAATAACCAGAGTTTACAACAACTGAAAGTCCCGCCTGAGGTCCAGCAGCAACTGCAGCAACTCCAGTATCTGAACTTGCAGCTACAGCTGCAGCACTTGAACATCCAGCAGCAACAGAATATCCAGCCAAAGCCGATGGATACTCCAGTTACTTGTCAGACTGCAAGTGTGAAAACGGAGACTCTTACCAACAACACCTGTACATTTCAGGGTAGTCCTGTCAATCAGAGCCAAACTTCAGAGCAGAAGCCAGTGCCATTTGCTGTAAAGCGAGAATGCCAGACTGTGCAGATGTCACCCAGAAATCCTCATCAGCAACAGCTGGCTAAAACGCAAACACAAGTTAAGCAACAACAGGTTGACCAAGTTAATCAGGCTTTGGTACATTTGCACGAACAAGCTCAGTCACTGGATAGTATAGACTCAAACGCAAGCAGTGTTGAGAGCCAGGTTCTGTCGTGGGACCAGCAACATCCACTGTTTGATGGAGAGAGTGAATCATATCCATCACCTGGTTCTCAGCTTTCAGACATGTCAAATTTATCCCCCTTGCCAGCAGATAACCTTTCTCATAGCATGGATTCATTACACAGCAGCAGTGTTTTCCATGGAAATGCAAAGCCTGACAATCATCTCATTCCAGGATCCTATCCTGAGAGGTCTTCTGATGAATACCTTTCAATGGTTCCACAAAGAAAACCCAGGTCCTTGTCTGAGCCTCAATTTCCTGTTTCCACTCACAGGCGGACCTCATCATTTCCATCAATCCCTTTTGCTACCCCACCACCAAGTTATGAAGCCGCTGTGGCGGCCCAGTCACAAAAGCAGTTTCAGAATGTCAGTTTTGGAAGCCAGATGGTTGGTGGCTTTCCCATCATGAACAGTGTGAGTCCAAAGCAGGATGACATGGATTTCCATCTTGATTCTGTTATTCAGGACAAGGAATTAAGTCAAGAACTACAGAAG GCTATGATGAAGAATTTTGCTTCACTTAATCATGATGACATACTGGAAATACTTGGAG AGCCTTGTAGTCAGTTCCCAACAACTGCAGTAACAAATTCTTTTGCTGGAATAATGACTCCTTCACTAACAACATCTGGAAATCAACCACCAATGAGCAAGTCGCCAAGCTATGGATCTTACCTAAGCCAACGCTTTGTTCCTCCAAGTCAAAACTCCCCGGGAAGGATGTCACGAAGCTGTGATGATGTAAGCCAGTTGTCGGTTAACAACAAATTTCCTTTTCAAGCAGAAAATGGTGCAATGTGTGACTTTGATAACTTTCTTACAAGTCCATTGTCGCCCATGAAAATTGACTCTTGTGACACAGATGATAGCCCAGGTTTACTGTTTAACTCATCAAACTCCATACCCATCCCATCCTCGAATGGTATTGTTGGAAAGACAGACACTTTGAGCTGGCTCGACTTAAGCATGTCACCCACAGCTCAGCAGAGTATTCCACATGCCAATGTTGAACTTACATCAATACATAACAACAATCATAAAGGGACTCCGCCATTAAATTTGTATGATGACCATGAACATacgccattgtcactgtttgaCTTAGAAACACCTACTGCACTTCATCCTCCGAGTGACTTTGGTGAAGCAATGGATTACTGCATCTAG